From the genome of Anopheles moucheti chromosome 3, idAnoMoucSN_F20_07, whole genome shotgun sequence, one region includes:
- the LOC128305398 gene encoding mediator of RNA polymerase II transcription subunit 9 translates to MDAVETKPQITNIPETKIQPVEIEILPVVYDIIRSVEKDPIDNTAKQKESAECSQKVLELQRTLEAARSTIRKLHGIEYSKEEQLRRLESLRKQLALKQQLIKKYKNVQF, encoded by the exons atggATGCCGTCGAAACAAAGCCGCAAATCACCAACATTCCAG AAACCAAAATCCAGCCAGTGGAAATCGAGATACTGCCCGTTGTGTACGACATAATCCGAAG TGTCGAAAAGGACCCGATAGATAACACCGCTAAACAAAAGGAGAGTGCCGAGTGCAGTCAGAAG GTGCTTGAACTTCAGCGGACACTAGAGGCGGCACGATCAACCATACGGAAGCTGCACGGTATCGAGTACAGCAAGGAGGAACAATTACGAAGGCTCGAAAGCCTTCGAAAGCAGCTAGCACTAAAGCAGCAACTCATCAAAAAGTATAAAAACGTCCAGTTCTAG
- the LOC128305399 gene encoding protein NCBP2AS2 homolog yields MVLQIILRYLANNEQLIQRLADSYPLRRAAQMVLSAYYRTRSVAEQQKLVGMTPERLQQALRSFKSNVQKEIENAKNDLSKKK; encoded by the coding sequence ATGGTGCTGCAAATCATCCTTCGCTATCTGGCCAACAACGAACAGCTCATCCAACGCTTGGCCGACTCGTACCCGCTACGCAGAGCCGCCCAGATGGTGCTGAGCGCTTACTATCGCACCCGGTCGGTTGCTGAACAGCAGAAACTAGTCGGCATGACACCGGAGCGGCTGCAACAAGCGCTTCGGAGCTTCAAGTCGAACGTGCAGAAAGAGATCGAAAATGCCAAGAATGATTTGAGCAAGAAGAAGTGA
- the LOC128305394 gene encoding GTP-binding protein 1: MKPSTTKQANVAAQSSIAGVSKLPDGFASANGSVGERKFVDYSSIREKTVLVGPTEEQFDLLMKRLEERISASRGETVYEIGIGEDGSENGLEQDEYAASLATLQSLAAMLAAECVELRTRKAEKGITGQYLIRRKVEDDDFTEVRVAVVGNVDAGKSTLLGVLTHGELDNGRGFARQRLFRHKHEIESGRTSSVGNDILGFDSVGQVVNKPDHGTLDWVKICEKSAKVITFIDLAGHERYLKTTVFGMTGHAPDFGMLMIGANSGIVGMTKEHLGLALALSVPVFVVVTKIDMCPPNILQENLKLLYKILKSQGCRKVPVMVKTSDDVVLSATNFVSERLCPIFQVSNVTGENLDLLKMFLNLLNVRTTGNDELPTEFQIDDTYAVPGVGTVVSGITLQGIVRLNDTLLLGPDPLGDFQPIAIKSIHRKRMVVREVRSGQTASFALKKIKRSQIRKGMVMVSPVLNPQACWEFDCEILVLHHPTTISSKYGRWSAMVHCGSIRQTAQILQMSKECLRTGDKAVVRFRFIKNPEYMKPGQRMVFREGRTKAVGNVIQPLYTPGSIQQRSKPNKMQSNRGLTATGVVMQSGSGSASVNMPLSKGSSATVDGAGAGMDNGTANSSPTHDSTPVLDIGTDKRNHRPSGGGNKKRLNIGGMAAAGAGTTAGTSLALGGSSGKLLPSGSTAASQSPVTSNASTGSSTSGASVAVDMSKLSIASN; encoded by the exons ATGAAACCCAGCACAACAAAGCAAGCGAATGTAGCAGCGCAAAGCTCGATTGCTGGTGTGAGCAAACTTCCCGATGGGTTTGCATCAGCTAATGGTTCCGTTGGCGAGAGGAAATTTGTCGACTATTCAAGCATCCGTGAGAAGACAGTGCTTGTCGGACCGACCGAGGAACAGTTCGATCTGTTGATGAAACGATTAGAAGAACGTATATCTGCAAGCCGCGGTGAGACGGTTTATGAAATTGGGATTGGAGAAG ATGGCAGTGAGAATGGGCTAGAGCAGGATGAGTATGCCGCTTCCCTGGCAACGCTACAATCGTTGGCAGCAATGCTGGCTGCGGAATGTGTTGAGTTGCGCACCCGCAAGGCAGAGAAAGGTATCACTGGTCAGTATCTGATCCGGCGGAAGGTAGAGGATGACGATTTCACCGAAGTACGGGTAGCGGTCGTTGGAAACGTCGATGCGGGCAAATCCACCCTGCTCGGCGTGTTGACACACGGAGAACTGGACAATGGACGTGGATTTGCGCGACAACGCCTGTTTCGCCATAAGCACGAAATTGAAAGTGGTCGCACCAGTTCTGTTGGGAACGACATACTTGGGTTTGACAGTGTAGGCCAAGTCGTCAATAAGCCGGATCATGGCACGCTAGATTGGGTGAAGATATGCGAAAAGTCAGCCAAAGTTATCACTTTCATCGATTTGGCCGGACATGAGCGATACCTGAAGACAACCGTGTTCGGAATGACAGGCCACGCACCGGATTTCGGAATGTTGATG ATTGGAGCAAATTCTGGTATCGTGGGTATGACGAAAGAACATCTTGGACTTGCCTTGGCGTTATCTGTGCCGGTGTTTGTGGTCGTCACCAAGATTGACATGTGTCCACCGAATATTCTGCAGGAGAATTTGAAGCTGCTGTACAAAATTCTGAAATCCCAAGGCTGCCGAAAGGTTCCGGTGATGGTGAAAACCAGCGATGATGTCGTGCTGAGCGCTACAAACTTCGTCTCGGAACGGTTATGTCCCATATTTCAGGTGTCGAATGTAACGGGTGAAAATTTGGATTTGTTGAAGATGTTTCTTAACCTGCTGAATGTCCGTACCACGGGAAATGATGAGCTGCCGACCGAGTTCCAAATCGACGATACGTACGCCGTACCG GGAGTTGGAACCGTAGTGTCCGGGATCACTTTGCAAGGTATCGTGCGGTTAAACGATACACTCCTACTTGGACCAGATCCTTTGGGTGACTTTCAACCGATCGCGATCAAAAGCATCCACCGAAAGCGGATGGTGGTGCGCGAGGTGCGCAGTGGCCAGACCGCAAGCTTTGCGCTGAAGAAAATCAAGCGCTCGCAAATCCGCAAAGGCATGGTAATGGTAAGCCCGGTATTAAACCCCCAAGCCTGCTGGGAGTTTGACTGTGAGATATTGGTACTGCATCATCCGACGACAATTTCGAGCAAGTACGGCCGTTGGTCGGCAATGGTGCACTGCGGCAGCATTAGGCAAACGGCACAAATACTGCAAATGTCCAAGGAATGCCTTCGCACCGGCGATAAGGCGGTGGTACGGTTCCGGTTTATCAAAAACCCGGAGTACATGAAGCCGGGCCAGCGGATGGTGTTCCGCGAGGGTCGCACGAAAGCGGTGGGAAACGTGATTCAACCGCTGTATACACCGGGCAGCATCCAGCAGCGCTCGAAGCCGaacaaaatgcaatcaaaCCGAGGGCTGACAGCAACGGGAGTGGTGATGCAGAGCGGTTCGGGTTCTGCTTCTGTAAATATGCCCCTTTCGAAGGGTTCCAGTGCAACGGTCGATGGGGCTGGGGCTGGCATGGACAATGGCACGGCGAACAGTTCGCCGACACACGATTCAACACCGGTGCTGGACATTGGCACGGACAAGAGAAACCACCGACCATCGGGAGGTGGTAACAAAAAGCGCCTGAATATTGGTGGTATGGCAGCTGCGGGCGCTGGTACAACTGCTGGGACAAGTTTAGCACTCGGGGGCAGCAGTGGGAAACTGTTACCGTCCGGTAGCACTGCGGCATCACAATCGCCGGTGACTTCGAACGCTTCCACCGGGTCATCGACTTCCGGTGCTTCGGTCGCCGTTGACATGAGTAAGCTATCGATTGCTTCCAACTAA
- the LOC128305397 gene encoding josephin-like protein, translating to MELALNSGMYHEKQQRELCALHALNNLFQDKSSFSKSQLDQICQNLSPNEYINPHRSILGLGNYDVNVIIAALQMKECEAIWFDKRKDPSRIDTSKIVGFILNVPSNYKVGFVKLPIQRRHWIAIRQINKEYWNLDSKLDVPQCLGDESSMLQYLREQLQSNDKELFVVCTGEVDKSQQWLLPDNEQR from the exons ATGGAGCTGGCGTTGAATTCGGG CATGTACCACGAGAAGCAGCAGCGAGAATTGTGCGCCCTGCATGCACTGAACAACTTATTTCAAG ACAAATCGTCCTTCAGCAAATCACAACTGGATCAAATTTGCCAGAATCTATCTCCAAATGAGTATATCAATCCTCACAG GTCCATCCTTGGGCTTGGAAACTACGATGTGAATGTTATCATTGCTGCTTTGCAAATGAAAGAGTGTGAAGCTATCTGGTTCGATAAGCGAAA AGATCCATCACGCATCGATACATCGAAAATAGTTGGCTTTATATTGAACGTTCCGAGTAATTACAAGGTGGGGTTTGTAAAGCTACCGATTCAGCGCAGGCATTGGATTGCCATACGGCAAATCAACAAAGAATATTGGAACCTGGACTCCAAACTAGACGTCCCTCAATGTTTAGGAGAT GAATCAAGCATGCTACAGTACCTACGAGAGCAACTTCAAAGCAATGATAAAGAGTTATTTGTGGTGTGCACAGGCGAGGTGGATAAATCACAACAATGGCTCCTGCCAGATAATGAACAACGGTGA
- the LOC128305395 gene encoding zinc finger protein DPF3, which produces MASSDLIVNVNNLEKIENFFNDSTYKEIIENSETFNTRLCLERRLRMPFLDPQTGVAQNHCALFMHSRHRIPGLKNGQVYSYPAARWRKSRRQYLLQKPHPPFPAYTHRPFGHLQPAPPPSILPGSGIGGDRGGGGGGGGGSTYDSENSNLDQSSAVDASDLKEHESEKVGKDWYYDEMEMHDMESFEDHDLPDSDCDYEESFSQRKKKNKGARSGGGGGGGGSGGGRSKSSGSSLSDANNRRGGRGGGRGRGRKSQGIGGELGPSFKDMVETPKKNRVQTLPNLTPQSNSSSPLTLPGGGTGGGGSEELPMQELVKVKVEVKVEGTDDPTDGGQPKLGNNRPGPAPNHSSGGLGTNNAAGGPMAALTGAAASAGGAPPSSIVSGPPIGPGVGPGGGPAVGGGGGGGGAVEKSRAVPSPYCDFCLGDARENKKTFEPEELVSCSDCGRSGHPSCLQFTANMIISVRKYRWQCIECKYCTICGTSDNDDQLLFCDDCDRGYHMYCLSPPLVSPPEGSWSCKLCKEEFHKPK; this is translated from the coding sequence ATGGCGTCCTCCGATCTGATAGTGAATGTAAATAATCTGGAGAAAATAGAGAATTTTTTCAACGATTCCACGTACAAAGAGATAATCGAAAACAGTGAAACGTTCAACACCCGGCTATGTCTGGAGCGGAGGTTACGGATGCCATTTCTCGACCCGCAGACAGGCGTCGCTCAGAATCACTGTGCGTTGTTTATGCACAGCCGTCACCGCATTCCGGGCTTGAAGAATGGGCAGGTGTACAGCTACCCGGCCGCTCGCTGGCGTAAATCCCGTCGTCAGTACTTGCTGCAGAAGCCGCACCCACCATTTCCGGCGTACACGCACCGCCCGTTTGGACATTTACAGCCGGCGCCACCACCCTCCATCCTGCCCGGCAGCGGTATTGGTGGTGATCGTGGTGGGggaggtggcggtggtggcggaaGCACATACGATTCGGAAAACTCCAACCTGGACCAGTCCAGTGCGGTTGATGCGTCCGATCTGAAGGAGCACGAGTCGGAAAAGGTGGGCAAGGATTGGTATTACGACGAGATGGAAATGCACGACATGGAATCGTTCGAGGATCACGATCTGCCCGATTCCGACTGCGACTATGAGGAGAGCTTCAGCCAgcggaagaaaaagaacaagGGCGCCCGgagtggtggtggcggcggcggggGTGGCTCTGGCGGTGGGCGCAGCAAATCAAGCGGTTCGTCACTGTCGGACGCGAACAATCGCCGTGGTGGCAGAGGTGGCGGCCGGGGCCGAGGACGCAAATCGCAAGGTATTGGGGGCGAGTTGGGTCCTAGCTTCAAAGATATGGTGGAAACACCGAAAAAGAACCGTGTTCAAACACTACCGAACCTCACACCCCAATCGAACAGCTCATCCCCACTGACCCTACCCGGAGGAGGCACTGGAGGAGGTGGATCAGAAGAGCTGCCGATGCAGGAACTGGTGAAAGTAAAAGTGGAAGTGAAGGTCGAGGGTACCGATGATCCCACGGACGGTGGACAACCGAAGCTGGGCAACAATCGGCCCGGCCCGGCCCCGAATCACTCCAGTGGTGGGCTTGGCACTAACAACGCTGCTGGTGGACCGATGGCTGCCCTGACTGGTGCGGCTGCATCGGCCGGTGGAGCTCCACCATCCTCGATCGTGAGTGGTCCTCCGATCGGCCCAGGCGTTGGCCCCGGTGGTGGTCCggctgttggtggtggcggtggggGTGGCGGTGCCGTAGAGAAAAGCCGAGCAGTACCCTCGCCCTACTGTGACTTCTGTCTGGGCGATGCAcgggaaaacaagaaaacgttCGAACCGGAAGAGCTGGTATCCTGTTCGGACTGTGGCCGCTCGGGACATCCGTCCTGTTTGCAGTTCACCGCGAATATGATCATTTCCGTGCGGAAGTATCGGTGGCAGTGCATCGAGTGCAAATATTGCACCATATGCGGCACATCGGACAACGACGATCAGCTGCTGTTCTGCGACGACTGTGACCGTGGCTACCATATGTACTGTTTGTCGCCACCGCTTGTTTCACCGCCCGAAGGCTCCTGGAGCTGCAAACTGTGCAAGGAAGAATTCCACAAGCCCAAGTAA
- the LOC128305396 gene encoding apolipoprotein D isoform X1: MYHQCMELRVVWFVVVGLWLARLSPVLASGFGKCPNYPSMPKFNMTKFLGKWYEVERSFYLPELASGCTTLTFENTTLRDEAGRSQLEISIKSVNQWTGNPSISIGEAVPESETSSIMNVQLQSRLPTAIARLLPGSGRYQVLYTNYDNFAILWSCTSFVAVHADQIWLLGRERDYSTDIRKKIYNALEQLSLDPDRLFIAKNKNCPATL, translated from the exons ATGTATCATCAATGTATGGAGCTGCGTGTGGTGTGGTTCGTGGTCGTCGGCCTGTGGCTTGCCCGGCTGAGCCCCGTGCTGGCGTCCGGCTTCGGCAAATGTCCCAACTACCCTTCAATGCCAAAGTTTAACATGACAAAG TTTTTGGGCAAATGGTACGAGGTGGAACGTTCCTTCTATCTACCCGAGCTAGCCTCCGGCTGTACCACGCTGACCTTTGAAAACACGACGCTCCGGGACGAAGCCGGCCGGAGCCAGCTGGAAATTTCTATTAAATCCGTCAATCAATG GACGGGAAATCCATCCATCAGCATCGGTGAAGCCGTCCCGGAGAGTGAAACGTCCTCCATCATGAACGTCCAG CTTCAGTCACGGCTGCCAACGGCGATCGCACGGCTACTGCCCGGCTCCGGCCGATACCAAGTGCTCTACACCAACTACGACAATTTCGCCATTCTCTGGTCGTGCACAAGCTTTGTGGCGGTTCACGCTG ATCAAATCTGGCTGCTCGGTCGCGAACGGGACTATTCGACGGACATTAGGAAAAAGATCTACAACGCCCTGGAGCAGCTAAGCCTCGATCCGGACCGTTTGTTCATCGCGAAGAATAAAAACTGCCCAGCCACACTGTGA
- the LOC128305396 gene encoding apolipoprotein D isoform X2 encodes MYHQCMELRVVWFVVVGLWLARLSPVLASGFGKCPNYPSMPKFNMTKFLGKWYEVERSFYLPELASGCTTLTFENTTLRDEAGRSQLEISIKSVNQWTGNPSISIGEAVPESETSSIMNVQLQSRLPTAIARLLPGSGRYQVLYTNYDNFAILWSCTSFVAVHAGKRSTTPWSS; translated from the exons ATGTATCATCAATGTATGGAGCTGCGTGTGGTGTGGTTCGTGGTCGTCGGCCTGTGGCTTGCCCGGCTGAGCCCCGTGCTGGCGTCCGGCTTCGGCAAATGTCCCAACTACCCTTCAATGCCAAAGTTTAACATGACAAAG TTTTTGGGCAAATGGTACGAGGTGGAACGTTCCTTCTATCTACCCGAGCTAGCCTCCGGCTGTACCACGCTGACCTTTGAAAACACGACGCTCCGGGACGAAGCCGGCCGGAGCCAGCTGGAAATTTCTATTAAATCCGTCAATCAATG GACGGGAAATCCATCCATCAGCATCGGTGAAGCCGTCCCGGAGAGTGAAACGTCCTCCATCATGAACGTCCAG CTTCAGTCACGGCTGCCAACGGCGATCGCACGGCTACTGCCCGGCTCCGGCCGATACCAAGTGCTCTACACCAACTACGACAATTTCGCCATTCTCTGGTCGTGCACAAGCTTTGTGGCGGTTCACGCTG GAAAAAGATCTACAACGCCCTGGAGCAGCTAA
- the LOC128301430 gene encoding transmembrane ascorbate-dependent reductase CYB561 isoform X2, with amino-acid sequence MPRNSTTTGGRYDDDDDRVWNCGAWFEYILVVVVSSILLIAASVLTIFWTIYYRKGFNMDDPKLQFNLHPVLMIGGYVTLSGFSILLYRICRCCSHLIVKLCHTFFHACSIPCIVIGFMAVWDSHNQQQIPNFYSLHSWLGMITMGLFALQFVLGFFSFLILLCCENATYKFRSTMVPIHASFGVATFMLAIATAVTGLTQKAHFELGENYSQTIEEGIIMNSIGVILTGLGIIIPFAVRRSNSPANCKVYVTERI; translated from the exons ATGCCGCGTAATTCTACCACAACCGGAGG GAGAtatgacgacgacgatgatcgCGTCTGGAACTGTGGTGCATGGTTCGAGTACATACTGGTCGTGGTCGTCTCATCGATTCTGCTGATTGCCGCCTCGGTGCTGACCATCTTCTGGACGATCTACTACCGGAAGGGCTTCAACATGGACGACCCGAAGCTGCAGTTCAATCTCCATCCCGTGCTCATGATCGGTGGATACGTCACACTGTCCGGATTCT CCATTCTACTGTACCGGATCTGTCGATGCTGTTCGCATCTGATCGTGAAGCTGTGCCATACCTTCTTCCATGCCTGCTCGATTCCCTGCATAGTGATCGGCTTCATGGCCGTATGGGACTCGCACAACCAGCAGCAGATTCCGAACTTCTACTCGCTGCACTCCTGGCTCGGCATGATCACAATGGGACTGTTTGCGCTGCAGTTTGTGCTGGGATTCTTCAG CTTCCTCATTCTGCTGTGCTGCGAGAACGCAACGTACAAGTTCCGTTCGACCATGGTACCCATCCATGCTAGCTTCGGTGTGGCCACGTTCATGCTCGCTATCGCTACCGCCGTTACCGGTTTGACTCAGAAGGCTCACTTTGAACTTGG tgAAAATTACTCACAAACCATCGAGGAGGGCATCATCATGAACTCGATCGGTGTCATTCTGACCGGGCTAGGCATCATCATTCCGTTCGCGGTGCGTCGCTCAAACTCGCCAGCCAACTGCAAGGTGTACGTTACGGAACGTATCTAA
- the LOC128301430 gene encoding transmembrane ascorbate-dependent reductase CYB561 isoform X1 produces the protein MDGSSVSPLPCEAPLAMMESEKTPPRSPSQHDMPPPPDEKRYDDDDDRVWNCGAWFEYILVVVVSSILLIAASVLTIFWTIYYRKGFNMDDPKLQFNLHPVLMIGGYVTLSGFSILLYRICRCCSHLIVKLCHTFFHACSIPCIVIGFMAVWDSHNQQQIPNFYSLHSWLGMITMGLFALQFVLGFFSFLILLCCENATYKFRSTMVPIHASFGVATFMLAIATAVTGLTQKAHFELGENYSQTIEEGIIMNSIGVILTGLGIIIPFAVRRSNSPANCKVYVTERI, from the exons ATGGACGGATCCTCGGTGAGCCCCCTTCCCTGTGAGGCTCCGCTAGCGATGATGGAGAGTGAGAAAACACCGCCGAGAAGTCCCAGCCAGCACGATATGCCGCCACCGCCGGACGAAAA GAGAtatgacgacgacgatgatcgCGTCTGGAACTGTGGTGCATGGTTCGAGTACATACTGGTCGTGGTCGTCTCATCGATTCTGCTGATTGCCGCCTCGGTGCTGACCATCTTCTGGACGATCTACTACCGGAAGGGCTTCAACATGGACGACCCGAAGCTGCAGTTCAATCTCCATCCCGTGCTCATGATCGGTGGATACGTCACACTGTCCGGATTCT CCATTCTACTGTACCGGATCTGTCGATGCTGTTCGCATCTGATCGTGAAGCTGTGCCATACCTTCTTCCATGCCTGCTCGATTCCCTGCATAGTGATCGGCTTCATGGCCGTATGGGACTCGCACAACCAGCAGCAGATTCCGAACTTCTACTCGCTGCACTCCTGGCTCGGCATGATCACAATGGGACTGTTTGCGCTGCAGTTTGTGCTGGGATTCTTCAG CTTCCTCATTCTGCTGTGCTGCGAGAACGCAACGTACAAGTTCCGTTCGACCATGGTACCCATCCATGCTAGCTTCGGTGTGGCCACGTTCATGCTCGCTATCGCTACCGCCGTTACCGGTTTGACTCAGAAGGCTCACTTTGAACTTGG tgAAAATTACTCACAAACCATCGAGGAGGGCATCATCATGAACTCGATCGGTGTCATTCTGACCGGGCTAGGCATCATCATTCCGTTCGCGGTGCGTCGCTCAAACTCGCCAGCCAACTGCAAGGTGTACGTTACGGAACGTATCTAA